The region CTGAAACCCGCCTTGGACAAAAAACAGAGGCTCTTCAAACAGCCGAAGCACGGGCTCGAGCCGCTGAGGGGCTTTTGGGCGCGGCTGAGCAGGTGACCTCCACGGAGTAGGGTCGCCAGCGACAGCGGGGGCTTAACTCCCGAAAGCGACGGAGTGTTTGTTCAATTTATGTTCCTGTGGTATAATCATAGGAATAATTCAGCATGTCCGAGCAATTTCATCCCAGCCACACCCCTGAACATCACCATGAACCGCAAGAGCGAGCCCCCTGGTGGCAGCCGAGCTGCAAGGCGAGTGTGCTGACTTAGCGCAAGAATGCGCTGACACGCTCAACGCCACGCCAGCCGGTCGTTTGCAACTGGTGTGCGCGGCGCAGAACCTGCCCCTGCAGCCAGATCAGGCTGAAGCCTTGCTGACCAAGCATCGTTTGCTGAAAGCGATGTTTCACAAACCCTTACCAATGAAGCCACCTCGACTTGAAAAGTGCGTGGCGTTGTTGACTGAAATCTTGGGGTCAGCGGATTCAACCGAAACCAACGCTTCGAGCGAACCAGCGTTTGCTCCGGCGGCCGAGACTACAACCACGGCCCTACCGCCAGCCCCCCAAGCCTTGGCGACAGCACCCGAGGCGCTTAATCCTGAAAGCGCCGCAAAACGCGCCAAGTTGAAAGAGATTGAAACCCGCGAAGCAGAAATCGACGGTGCGATTTCAAACAGCCGAAGCGCGGGCCCGGGCCGCTGAGGAGCGTCTGGCAGCACATTTACAGAACAACATCACGGCGGGCAATCTGAAGCACTATCAAACTGAGATGACGGCGTTTATCGAATCCGAGTTTGCGGACGATCCGGCAGGCAAAGAGGCGGCAACAAAACTTCGCGATCTCATCCTTGGTAAGCACCGGAAACGCCTGGATGCCATCGCTACCGTATTCACTCCTCACGAGGTGCAGCAGGTGTTCGGCGGCGACTTGACCGAAACCGTGAGCTTGAACCTGGCGGCTAGCAGCAACGCTGACATCTACCGGGAGGTATTTACGCGGATTGATGCCGGCTTCGCCCATGATGATCACCGTCGCCGCGAATTGCGCGCAGCTGTGGCGCAAAAGCTGGGAGTGAGCTTCCATGAAGCCGACCCACCAACCAATGCCAGTGACCTGCAGAGGCAAGTGGCCAACGGACGCGGTGTCGAGGCGATCACCGAAAACCCGTACTATCGAAGAGCCGCCGGCTCCGGCCAATTCGTCGAACAGGAAGTAGTAGTGGGTCAACGGCGGCTAGATTTTACCGAACAAGATCGCTTGGTCGTTTCTCCCGCCAATCCCCGCGTCACGGCCTTTCCTGACCCGGTAGGCAGCCAGACCTATCGCTTTTATCGGTGAGGTAGCTGGCGGCCCGCCCGTCAGCTTTCTGCGCAACATGCCCGCCACCGGCGCCTTCCCGGCCCGCTGACATCAACAACGACATGAACGTACTGCTGCTGGATACCAAATTCCGCAATCGTGGCTTGGCAGGTGGCTTGCAGGGTTTTGCTGGGCCAGGGCGATAGTTCTTTGGGCATCGAAAGCGCTGCTGATGCCCACGCCCACGGGCGCACAGACCTGGCCCAGGGCCTGCTGACCATGTTCCTGGGCGAAAACACCCTGCTGGGAAACCGTTTCCTGACCGGCGGCGAGCTTAACGCCATCGGCCAGGACATTCGGCATATCGCTCCCGATGGTGACTTTGGCGCCTTCAACCAAATGGACGCCGCTGAAGCGGCCGCTTTGATGCGAGCCTTATTCGGCGAAGGACATGCCCAGGTTTTGGCGTCGATGCAGCGCGCCCAACCTTTCATCAACACGGGCGGAGCAGAAACGCCCAGCTTTCAACGTCTGTACAAGGCCATGTACCCGGAAGACGCCGCCGCCGGATACCCGCGCCTGCGCGGCATTGTCGGAGAGAAAGGCCTGGCGAGGTTATCTCTGCCCTCAGTTGGTTCAGCCGATGAGAACGATGATTTGGCCGCCTAAAGCACCATAGAGAAAACGACGGTCTGACTGGCAGACCGCCGTGTTTCAGGGCGCCTTTCATGCGAAATTGTAGACCCTCTGACAGTAGAGCGGCATCCCGGTCCAGCTTTTCAGCCCGAAGACTGAGGGCGCGATGGTGGTGACGAACTCGAGATCGTCGGCGTAGACTTCCAGCGCCCGCCCGTCGGGCAGAACGAATGTAGGCGCCGCGGGGGCCGTCTTTGGGAGCGATGCCGGTATGCAGATCGCCCACGAAGAAGCTCATGTCGCCGTAGAGATCGATCACGCCCGGCGTGGTTTCGACCCAGCAAGCCACCATCACCGTTCCCGGCGGTAAAGTCTGGCCGCCCAGCGAACGCCAGGGATCGGCTTCGCTGTGCACCACCAGCTCCCGTCCTGCGGTGAAGCCCGGCTTGAGGGTGAACACGTCGTCCCCGTCGGGATCGTCGTTCAGGAAGCCCCAGCCATCGGCGGGGATCTCAGTGGTGGTCGCGTAGAAGAACTTCGGCATTTTGTCCTCGCATCGGTTCGGAAATCCGCGTGATTGCGAACTTCCCTCCGCCGCGAGGGACGCACTGGCTGTGAGGGATTGGACGACAAGCAGCGTCCTGATCACCGCTCAAAGCATTGAAACAATAGATTGTTTTTCAGTTTCGTCAAATCGGTTTGGGTTGGCGGGCCAGGACTGGCGTGGCACAATACCATTAACTAACTTCAGCAAAATTCCCGACGATAATCGCCCGCATTTGTACCATGGCCAGGACGGCAAGACCTATGTCGGCTTTGGCAAGCTCGCTAAAGTCGTCGAGCTGGATACGCTGCTGCCAGAAAGCCTACGCGGCATGAGCTATGACGAGGTCACCGCGTCCCAAAGCCGTGGGGCAGTTTTTCCAGCTGGCCGATCTGGTGCTGATCTCGGCTGAAGCCATGGCAGAGCACGTCAAAACCCTCAATGTGAACGGTGCCACCGAAAGCAACCCGGTCAAAACCCGACTGCCGTCCGCCGACCTGGACTATCTTCGCGCCCGAGACCCGGATGGGAGCCTCTCACCCCAACCCATGATTGATCTTTTCTCCATCGTGGCGGCCTATTGGAATAACCACGGTGCCATGGCGATTGAGCCGGGTCTGGTGGCCAGCCTCTGGAGGCGTGGCATGAAAGCCGAGGACATCATCCCGCTGCATTCGGGCTTCCACCGGCAAGGATGGCAAGATGACCAGGGCCTCCGGCCGGGGTCACGACATCATGCAGACCGTGATTGAAGCCTACCTTGCAGTCAAGGACCTGCCGCGTGACACTGAACTGCCACAAGCTGAAATGGCGGATTTGGTTGAACGCTGGTTCGCGGCGACGCGCAGCGTTCCGGTCGGGTCGGGTGAGGCGGCCAACAGCGTGCTGCATTGGGCCGAATACCGTCAGTTGGGCCTGATCGATGACACCGGCGCCGCGCAAATCGACCAGGTGCGGCGGATAGCGGGAAAAAGTGTTTTCGATTGACAGTCAGCTATCGTTCAAAGCCCTATCCGCCTGGGTTGACGCCTATCACCCGCCCCACACAGCCAAGCCCTCCCCTAGCGTAAAAAATGCCCGCGCCTTGCTGAAAAAAGAAACGCAAGCAAGGTAAGCTGAACCGCAAACGCGGACCGTCGCTGATTACAGGGGCAGAAAGCTTGGATCATAGCGTCGGCGACGGTGGGCCGGTGTAAAATCCTGCAAACCGATTTGGCTCGATCCGCATATTCCAGTATAATCCTGACGAGCAATGCTTCTGATCGGAGCTTTCCTAAATGCCCAAAACCATGAACCTGTCTGTACGGCTGACGGCCCCGCTGACCGATTACGTCTCGAACCGCGTTGGCGCGCAGGGCGATTATGACAACGCCTCGGAATATGTCCGCGACCTCATTCGCCGCGACCGCGAGCGAGAGGAGCGTCGGGCGTTCGAGCACTTAAAAGCCACGCTGCAGGACGCCTTCGCCCAGCCGGACGAAGACGCGGTGGAGATAGATTTTGAGGCCTTCAAGGCGCGCCGTAAACCCGCCCGCCACATGAGCCGGCGCATCCGCTTTATGCCAGGCGCGCTCGCCGCGCTTGCAGAAATCCATGACTACACGCTGAACCGCTGGGAGAGGCGCAGGCCAATGACTATGTCGGCGGCGCCTTCACTTTTGTCGGCGGCGCCTTCACTTTTTGCGAAGGGCTGGCTGATCGTCCCCGGCGCGACATTCCAGAGGAGTTCGGCGTCAGCGGCTATTTCGCCACTTATCAGCATCACCATGTCTATTGGCGGGAAGCGGTCAATGGTGACGTCATCGTCGTCTGCATCCTGCACGGGCGGCGCGATCATCCCCGCCATCTGGCCGCTGCGTTCGGCGAAGCCGAGAGCGAAGACTGATCTTCCTGCTGCACGGCACCAGTGACGTCGCAAAAAGCCGCTCTTTCGAATGGGGTTCGTCGCTCATACAGGGTTGCGGAAACATCGCATGATCGGACGCTTTCTGACGCTCGTCCCAGTCAAGGATTTGCCCCTGCGGGTTCCTCCTCTGACTGCGACGCCTGTGGCGAAGCCGAAGGCATGGGGTCAGACGATTCCCGCTGGCGCCTGAGCCGATTTGATCACGACCATCTGATCAGCGACGCGCATCCCACCCTGACCTGTCGCGCCTGCGTGTCCTGCTATCTGGAGCCAGCACAATAGGACCTGGCGGCGATTCCATCTGAATGCCGCCATCTTGGGCAAGCTGGTTCATCGCCTGGGCAGTGATCAATAGCAAGCCATTCTATTGCTCATCCCGCTGGAAGCGCTGGTGCGCCTCCCAGGCGAGTTTTGCGTCCACCGATGTGTCGCTGGCGGCTTCCATCGCCTGCCACAGGGCCATGGATTCCAGATGCTGGCGCAGCGCGAACAAGTCGCGGCAGGCGTCTTCAATCGTCTCGTTCACCAACTCTGTATCAGGATCAGGGCGTTCACCGCAGAGCGCGGCGATCTCTTCCTGCGCCCGCATAAAGCCCCTTGTGCGTCCATCAGAATCTGGTGCTCGCGTGGCTGGGGAGCCGTTTCCCCGACGGCGTCGAACTTGGCTATGGCTTCAGTGAGGTTCCCCTTGAAAAGTTCGCGATCGTCCTCGCCTCGCGCCAGCTTGGTTGGCTCACTATCAGCTGGATGCGCGTCACCACGCCCTGCCGCAACGGTTCAACCCGGTAGTGGTAGGCCCGGTCGGCGTGCTTCTCGGCGCAAGCAGTCAGGTAGGTTGAACCGCCTCGGTCTTTCAGGACGGCGGTGATGGCCGCCGCGAATCCGCCGCCTCAAACCGAGGCAGATCCCAGGCCAGGCGCTGCGCCATGGCGATGTGCGCACCAGTCCATGCGGGCCTTCGGGTAGCCGTCATGGTGCTGGTAGAGATCAAAACTGTCGCGCTCGTCAGCGACGGTGATGGTGGCGCGGGTGGACATGGTGAAAGAAGAGAGAAGTAGGGTTCAATCTGTCAGGCGGCTTTCTTCGAAGGCCTGGATGAAGGCCGCGCCGACTTGCGGGACGATGGCGTTGCCATAGGCGCGCAGTCGTCCCACCGGTTGGGTAGCCCATCAGCCAGCGGACAAAGCCCGGGTTTAACCGGTCGCCATTTGCCGTCTTGGCACCAGAACCAGTCGGGGTCGGCCCAGGGTACCGAACCAGCCAGACCTGTCGGCCCAAAAGGCCATTGATCGGCGCCCGGCTCGGTCCACCGTCCTTGTGATCGCGAGCCGTCGGCGTCGCCCAACCGGCGCGCTGCGCCTGCATGGGCAGACCGTTTCGGGGGTTGGGGCTCAGCTTCCCACGTTTGTCGGCGTCCCCCGCGCGAGGTGTCGCCCAACCGGACAGCATCGCCTGGTCCTGCAGGCCAATCTGTCGCCCCTGTTTTCGGCGCGCCTCGAGCTCGGTCAGGTTCTTGCAGCCCGTTCGAGAGGCATGGGCCAGCGGCGTGCGCCAGCCCGCGCAGCTCGGCGCCGAACCAGAGCCGTTGGCGGATATGCGGGGCGCCAAGGCCCGCAGCGCAAAGATCGGCCGCCCCGAGGGCGTAACCCGCCGTCTTCCAGGTCAGACGATACAAGGTCGAACCACGCGAGCGCAGGTTTCGCCGCAACCTGTTCGCCAAACAGTCTTGCCGGTCGGAGGGCTTTGATGAGCTTGAACCAGACGGGCAGAGATGGCGTTCATCGTCGAAGCCGAGCTGTTTGCCCGAGCTTGAGAAGGGCTGGCAAGGGCAGGAGCCGGTCCAGACCGGGCGGTCATCGGGCCAGCCGGCCTTGCGGAGTGCGAGCGACCAGCCGCCGATTCCGGCGAAGAAATGGAGTTGAGTGTAGGATTTAAGATCATCAGGGGAAAGTTCACGAATATCGCGGGTTTCGACCACACCGGGCGCGATGCGACCGGCTTTGATCAGGTTACGCAGCCAGGCGGCGGCGTAAGGATCGATCTCGTTGTAGAAGGCGGTCATCACCACCAGCAGGAGAAGAAAACCTTCTGCCGGGTTTGCAGCACCGTTCGCGCCCAAGCGCAGAACCGTAGGTCCTGTTCGCGGTAATGCGCGGCGTTCTCATCCTGATACTGGTGTCCATAGAAGAAACCGCCCGGGCTCTCGGCAGTTCGCCCGTTCCACCATGGCTTGCAACGTGGCGACATCCTCGGCCTGCAACTCCAGCTCGCCGCAGTTCAGATCAGCGGCGGGCTGGCCGGTGCGGACTTCGAACAGGCGTTCCATGAACTCTGCAACTTGGAGTGTTTGCGCCAGACGAACTCCGGTTCGATCTCGTCAGGGTTCTGGTCCGGCAGCCGAGCGTAGGCGTATTGGTCAAGGCCCATGGGGCAAGGGGTTAGTATTCAGAGGCGAGGAGAATGGTCAGGACGCGTGTGGTCACGCTGGATCAGCTGGATCAGGCGAGGCCGTATTCAAGATTGATGTCATAGGCGTCCACCTTGAAGAAGACCTTCTCGCCCAGCCACCTCCACAGCGCCGAATTCATGGGTGCCGTAGGGATCATTATCGGCGTTGAAATCGTCAAAGTCCCGAATGGCCGAGACGATGCGCGCCTGTGTGTTACGGCTCAACGCCGCCACGCCCTGGGTGATCATCACCCGGCCGCCCTGGCCGGTTTGTCGCAGGCGGTCGTTCAGTGCGCGGATCGCTGACGATTCGGCGTCAATGGTTTCGTCTGGCTGCGGAAATCGGTCGGGAGTCTCGGTCATAGGTTTAGGGGAAATGTCAGACGCAGCGTACCGGTGACCCGGGAAACGGTCGATGTTTGCACAACCACAGAACCGGCCAGTGCGTCGGGTCAGGTCTGCTTTGGGTCGGCTCAAGAAACCCCCAAGCCTGCCACGCCCGGGCTGGCGCAAAGGATTTGCCCCTGCGGGTTCCTCCTTGACGCCCGCCCTTGGGGGCGTGGCGCGTGGTTGGTGTCTTTATCCTTTAACCCAAACAGACATGACCACCCTGACATCCCAGCCCCGTTCTGGCGTTTCCGCCAAAGCCCGACCTGCGTTCCGCCCTTGTCCCGGACACGCCCCGCTCGAGTTTTACCCAACTCCACCTGAGGCCACCCGCGCCCTGCTTTCTGTAGAGAGCTTCGACGGCCCCATCTGGGAACCGGCCTGCGGCGACGGCGCCATCTCACGCGAACTGACCGCCGCCGGGTACGACGTGATCTCCACCGACCTGGTGGATCGCGGCTATGGGAGCGGCGGTTGCAACTTTCTGAACTCGGACAAGCCACTGGCCAAGCACATCATCACCAACCCGCCCTACGGCAGGCACGGCCTCGGCGACGCCTTTGTCCGCCGCGCGCTGATCCATGCGCAAAAAACAGGCGGCACGGTGGCCATGCTTCTGAACCTGCGCAGCCTGGCGAACCCGGACCGGCACGCCAAATTCACCAAGACCCCACCGTCAGCCATTTACACCTGGACGAGCTGACCTGCTGGCCCGAGGGCAAGCCGACGTCAAAGTCAGCCCGTATCGCCCGGCAACAATACTACTGGGCCGTCTGGAAACCCGGGCACACCGGCGCCCCGAAATGCTGGTGGCTTTCAACGCGGGACTTCAAATAGTCCCGCTCGGGGCGGCGGTTCCGCCGCTCCGAAGGGTTCACTCCGCCAGAACGTAGTGGATGCTGCGACCACCGCCCACCGGGCGGATCAGACCGAGTTCGACCAGGCGCGCAAAGTCGTTCTTGCGGGACGCCAGGGACCGGTTGGATATCCCGCCATACTCCTGCTGGGTGATGGAGCCATGGCTTTCGAGGTGTTCCAGAATGAGGCGATGGTGCGGCTCAAGACGCGGCTGCTGGGCAGGCAGTGTTTTTTGCACGCGTTTCAGTTCGTCCAGAATGCCTTCCGCAAAATACTCCAGCCAAACGCTGAAGTCCGCCCCGCCAGTGAGATCATAGAAATCCCCTTGCTCGCCGACCATCTGGAAATAGCGCGTGACGTTGCGGTTATAGTATTCCTCGAACGAGAAGATTGGAAACACGTCAAGGCCCGTCATCCCCAAGATGCCCGTGGTCATCAGGCGGGTCGAGCGGCCATTGCCGTCCATAAACGGATGAATGATGACGGCCTGCTTGTGAAACAGCCCGGCCAGCAGGACCGGGTCCAATTCACCGACATGGTCTCGCAGATACGCAAACATGTCATCGCAAAGCCCTTTGACATCCCCATGATCGGGCGGCAGGAAGACCGTACTGTCCGGCGCGCGTGGATCGCGGATCACCACCGGTTTCTGTCGGATACGACCCACGTCAAACGGATTTTCCATCAGCCCATCGACCACCATCCCCTGAACGGTCTCGAAGG is a window of Hippocampus zosterae strain Florida unplaced genomic scaffold, ASM2543408v3 HiC_scaffold_217, whole genome shotgun sequence DNA encoding:
- the LOC127594581 gene encoding protein adenylyltransferase FICD-like: MFDPNFTIRPRLLRTMREIGETLGVIRVSHLSDARLARLTHAARALSAHASTSIEGNPLPLTDVKRLLKQAPGQVRDTEREVLNYNRALEWVQEQVKAERFELNTATFETVQGMVVDGLMENPFDVGRIRQKPVVIRDPRAPDSTVFLPPDHGDVKGLCDDMFAYLRDHVGELDPVLLAGLFHKQAVIIHPFMDGNGRSTRLMTTGILGMTGLDVFPIFSFEEYYNRNVTRYFQMVGEQGDFYDLTGGADFSVWLEYFAEGILDELKRVQKTLPAQQPRLEPHHRLILEHLESHGSITQQEYGGISNRSLASRKNDFARLVELGLIRPVGGGRSIHYVLAE